From Deltaproteobacteria bacterium, the proteins below share one genomic window:
- a CDS encoding CpaF family protein, protein MHADLRRSLHHTVVTHLDTRNTGLSAGSEEKLRARAEEHLRAEMKQLELPEQEKGLLRDEVLDEIFAYGPLTRLLQDPSVSEIMANGKDSIYVEREGRISPSGISFLSDDTLRSTIDRMVSRVNRRLDESSPFVDARLPDGSRVNAIIPPVSLSGPCLTIRKFRKEPFSLDELIRIGTLNEEAAAYLREAVLMRMNVIISGGTGSGKTTLLNALSQFIPETDRIVTIEDAAEIRLLKPHVVRLEARPPNVEGTGAVTIRDLVKNSLRMRPDRIVVGECRGGEALDMLQAMNTGHDGSITTGHANSPRDMLRRLETMVLLSGMEIPVRAIREQVASAIDIIVHTGRLGDGRRAVTSICEVTGMGETQILLQETYRSAKSEGAEGRLRLVPTGVPSKFYLEEGKEWA, encoded by the coding sequence ATGCATGCAGACCTGCGTCGATCCTTGCACCATACGGTCGTCACTCATCTCGACACACGGAATACCGGATTATCCGCCGGCAGCGAGGAAAAATTGCGGGCTCGCGCGGAAGAACACCTTCGAGCCGAGATGAAGCAACTGGAACTGCCCGAGCAGGAGAAGGGACTCCTTCGCGATGAGGTACTTGATGAAATTTTCGCCTACGGTCCTTTGACACGGCTGCTCCAGGACCCTTCCGTCTCCGAAATCATGGCCAACGGCAAGGATTCCATCTATGTCGAGCGCGAAGGAAGGATATCCCCCTCCGGAATTTCATTCTTAAGCGACGATACCCTGCGCTCGACGATCGACCGGATGGTGTCCAGGGTGAACCGCCGCCTGGACGAATCCTCTCCCTTTGTGGATGCCCGCCTTCCGGACGGCTCGCGGGTCAACGCGATCATACCGCCCGTATCGCTTTCAGGGCCCTGCCTGACTATCCGGAAATTCCGCAAGGAACCGTTCTCCCTGGACGAGTTGATACGTATCGGCACGCTCAACGAAGAGGCCGCTGCCTACCTTCGCGAAGCGGTCCTCATGCGAATGAACGTGATCATCTCCGGAGGCACCGGATCCGGAAAAACCACGCTGCTGAACGCCCTTTCCCAGTTCATACCGGAAACGGACCGTATCGTCACCATCGAGGACGCGGCCGAAATCCGCCTGCTGAAACCGCACGTGGTGCGGTTGGAAGCGCGACCGCCCAACGTCGAGGGAACCGGTGCGGTAACGATCCGTGACCTTGTTAAGAATTCCCTCCGCATGCGCCCCGACCGCATTGTGGTCGGGGAATGCCGCGGCGGAGAAGCGCTGGACATGCTGCAGGCGATGAACACCGGCCACGACGGGTCGATCACCACGGGACATGCGAATTCACCGCGGGACATGCTGCGCCGCCTGGAAACCATGGTCCTCCTCTCGGGGATGGAGATCCCGGTCAGGGCGATCCGCGAGCAGGTCGCATCCGCGATCGACATCATCGTGCACACCGGCAGGTTGGGGGACGGCAGGAGGGCCGTCACTTCAATCTGCGAGGTCACCGGAATGGGGGAAACGCAGATCCTGCTGCAGGAAACCTATCGATCGGCGAAAAGCGAAGGGGCGGAAGGCAGGTTGCGCCTGGTCCCAACCGGCGTCCCTTCCAAGTTTTACCTGGAGGAAGGAAAGGAATGGGCATGA
- a CDS encoding pilus assembly protein N-terminal domain-containing protein, with product MKSIDKSLHAPLPAVTTALAAMAAVAAMSVFAVTPASYAQTLQIRPGFQRILEHGSVTRISIGNPEIIEARPLPKSDGVLVVGKKEGETDLVIWEKDQRTSWEVSVQGRNAYIEETRAFISSFPGLVVTESGNSTIVSGTVSTPADKKLLEDFSRSRPNVHLRLSLPEERKTLLSYDLKIIEVSKGSNAQLGIKWPDYVPVNGSLSAEKTGGAAFSVSSDFETRLNLLLADGRARILANPRLVCETGESADFLAGGEIPIVIATPETRKVEWKIYGIILKLQSKLDAGNRIRTRITAEISSVDHGSGSSQVPAFLTRRVTTNFSSLSGGTVMLSGLIKSDMAKDVSKVPVLGQIPILGELFKSRSFRENQSELAIFITPSEAKEDSRGEAAAWDTKAKEAKENMRFRLID from the coding sequence ATGAAATCCATCGACAAGTCATTGCATGCGCCCCTGCCGGCGGTCACAACGGCCCTGGCAGCCATGGCAGCCGTTGCGGCCATGTCGGTTTTTGCCGTTACCCCCGCCTCATACGCCCAGACGTTGCAGATCCGACCCGGATTCCAGCGGATACTCGAACACGGAAGCGTCACGCGGATTTCCATCGGCAACCCGGAAATCATCGAGGCTCGCCCGCTTCCGAAGAGCGACGGCGTGCTCGTGGTCGGAAAGAAGGAGGGTGAAACGGATCTCGTGATCTGGGAAAAGGACCAAAGGACCTCGTGGGAAGTATCCGTACAGGGGAGAAATGCCTACATCGAGGAAACGCGGGCATTCATCTCTTCGTTCCCCGGGCTCGTCGTCACGGAGAGCGGAAACTCGACAATCGTATCGGGAACGGTATCCACTCCGGCGGACAAGAAACTCCTCGAAGACTTTTCCAGGTCGAGACCGAACGTCCACCTCCGGCTCTCGCTGCCGGAAGAGAGAAAAACGCTTCTCTCCTACGATCTCAAAATAATCGAGGTAAGCAAGGGGTCGAACGCGCAACTGGGCATCAAATGGCCGGATTACGTTCCCGTCAACGGCTCATTGTCCGCGGAGAAAACCGGCGGCGCGGCTTTTTCGGTCTCCTCGGACTTCGAGACCCGCCTGAACCTCCTCCTTGCCGACGGACGGGCGCGGATACTCGCCAACCCGCGCCTTGTTTGCGAAACCGGCGAAAGCGCCGATTTTCTTGCGGGAGGGGAAATCCCGATAGTCATCGCCACCCCGGAAACGAGGAAGGTCGAATGGAAGATCTACGGAATCATTCTCAAGCTGCAATCAAAGCTGGACGCGGGGAACAGGATCCGCACCCGGATAACGGCTGAAATCAGCTCCGTGGATCACGGAAGCGGCAGCTCACAGGTTCCCGCGTTCCTCACACGGCGCGTCACCACCAACTTTTCCAGTCTTTCCGGAGGTACGGTCATGCTGTCCGGCCTGATAAAAAGCGACATGGCGAAAGACGTCTCCAAGGTACCGGTCCTCGGCCAGATCCCCATCCTGGGAGAGCTCTTCAAGTCGCGCAGCTTCCGTGAAAACCAGTCGGAACTGGCGATCTTCATAACTCCCTCCGAGGCGAAGGAAGACTCGCGAGGAGAAGCGGCCGCATGGGACACAAAGGCCAAAGAAGCCAAGGAAAACATGAGATTCAGGCTCATAGACTAA
- the cpaB gene encoding Flp pilus assembly protein CpaB — MFFWTKKKESSSKSEGWSNRSKELLLLLAGVVLTLAAIFLARQRIVAAEREVRQKIAPVEIVVPSVPIQAGEAFTEQNLAKKSVPGSGAGSRNVPAAEFELLLGAHAKGNLAPGEPILWTDVEEPFDAEKFSQTIPAGRRAFTMEVNSTSSFAGMIRPGDVVDLLCEGGDGKPSRSWIRGIPVISVDRHFVKAPSKEEERDVSTVTVSVTSEEGRLLAAASREGRIHWFLRNPEEPSKSASVPPARNRPATGKIEVWKAGVQENSFTSTYGEPG, encoded by the coding sequence TTGTTCTTCTGGACGAAAAAGAAGGAAAGTTCCTCCAAATCCGAAGGATGGAGTAACCGGTCGAAGGAGCTGCTCCTGCTGCTGGCGGGAGTCGTCCTGACGCTGGCCGCGATTTTCCTGGCCCGGCAGCGGATCGTCGCCGCCGAAAGAGAAGTCCGGCAAAAGATCGCTCCCGTCGAGATAGTCGTCCCGTCGGTTCCGATCCAGGCGGGCGAAGCCTTCACGGAGCAGAACCTCGCAAAGAAGTCCGTCCCGGGATCCGGAGCCGGCAGCCGCAATGTGCCTGCCGCCGAATTCGAGCTGCTTCTCGGCGCTCACGCGAAGGGAAACCTCGCACCCGGGGAACCGATCCTGTGGACGGACGTGGAGGAACCGTTCGACGCGGAGAAGTTCTCACAGACGATCCCCGCGGGCCGCCGCGCCTTCACCATGGAAGTGAACTCAACTTCCTCGTTCGCAGGCATGATCCGGCCGGGCGACGTCGTGGATCTGCTTTGCGAAGGGGGTGACGGCAAGCCTTCCCGATCCTGGATCAGGGGGATTCCGGTCATTTCCGTGGACCGGCACTTCGTGAAGGCTCCCTCGAAGGAAGAAGAACGGGATGTTTCCACCGTGACGGTTTCCGTAACTTCCGAGGAAGGAAGGCTCCTCGCCGCCGCAAGCCGCGAAGGACGCATCCATTGGTTCTTGAGGAATCCCGAAGAGCCTTCGAAATCGGCATCAGTCCCGCCGGCGCGGAATAGACCGGCGACAGGAAAGATCGAAGTATGGAAGGCAGGCGTCCAGGAAAATTCGTTTACATCCACTTACGGGGAACCCGGATGA
- a CDS encoding pilus assembly protein — protein sequence MTRYSQNKGQSLVEVAILLPVLLLLLAGGYVCCRSAFLVSAAETAARTEALRSGRRQPGIEKMMSDSIMAGGDGITIRPEDSDRSRLLPSPFPSMTGRTKGIVEIRKPWTEAGFASNLPELQAVRAVEASVDCWDKGSASGKKVNGFVRGIVATGILR from the coding sequence ATGACCCGATACAGTCAAAACAAGGGACAGAGCCTGGTGGAGGTCGCGATATTGCTTCCCGTGCTGCTCCTTCTTCTCGCCGGAGGATACGTCTGCTGCCGTTCCGCGTTCCTGGTTTCGGCGGCGGAGACGGCGGCGCGCACCGAGGCGCTCCGTTCGGGGCGCAGGCAGCCTGGCATCGAAAAAATGATGTCCGATTCGATCATGGCCGGTGGCGATGGAATAACGATCAGGCCTGAGGACAGCGACAGGAGCCGCCTGCTTCCGTCCCCATTCCCCTCGATGACAGGCAGGACAAAGGGGATCGTCGAAATCCGCAAGCCATGGACGGAAGCAGGTTTCGCGTCTAACCTTCCGGAGCTTCAGGCGGTCCGCGCTGTCGAAGCAAGCGTGGATTGCTGGGACAAGGGTTCCGCATCGGGAAAAAAGGTCAACGGGTTCGTCCGCGGAATCGTCGCAACGGGGATACTTCGTTGA
- a CDS encoding sigma 54-interacting transcriptional regulator, with the protein MISADKPAKISVSISNGMSVEIRLGVKEVKIGRGREADLQLPDPSVSRLHARIFRVGDQYFLSDTSRNGTFHSGKRITQLLLENGHVFGVGPYQIHFSREDFPNSGAEPPTVSQGQNQQPEVSTRRGGVKRETSSSTFGLIGNSPIIAKLFENIRRVGASDFPVLIEGETGSGKELVSRGIHDSSCRKDRPFVVVNCGAISPELIESELFGHEKGSFTGATAQRRGAFETAHGGTIFLDEIGELPLALQPKLLRALEQKEIKRVGGNETILVDVRIIAATNRSLREEISRKAFRDDLYFRIGAITITVPPLRDRREDILPIALHFLSEIAARTDKPIPDISGATSELLQAHAWPGNVRELRNAVQRAVVMSDGTSLHPDDFSFLLEKETASDRPDASDDALTRWERSERGNILAELSRQNWNKTRTAKELGIAKSTMFEKLKKYGIRSPGSDR; encoded by the coding sequence ATGATATCCGCAGACAAACCCGCCAAAATCTCCGTTTCGATTTCGAACGGGATGAGCGTCGAAATCCGTTTGGGCGTCAAGGAAGTGAAGATCGGCAGGGGAAGGGAGGCGGATCTCCAACTCCCGGATCCTTCGGTTTCCCGGCTTCATGCCCGCATATTCAGGGTCGGCGATCAATACTTCCTTTCGGATACCAGCAGGAACGGAACTTTCCATTCGGGAAAACGCATAACCCAGCTCCTCCTGGAAAACGGGCACGTCTTCGGCGTGGGACCCTACCAGATTCACTTCTCCCGGGAGGATTTCCCGAATTCGGGGGCGGAGCCGCCGACCGTATCCCAGGGGCAAAATCAGCAACCAGAGGTTTCGACCAGGCGTGGCGGAGTCAAACGTGAAACCTCATCTTCTACATTTGGCTTGATCGGCAATTCACCTATTATTGCTAAGCTTTTCGAAAATATCCGCCGCGTGGGTGCTTCCGATTTTCCCGTGCTTATCGAGGGAGAAACGGGAAGCGGGAAAGAGCTCGTGTCCCGGGGGATCCACGATTCTTCCTGCCGAAAGGACCGTCCCTTTGTGGTAGTTAACTGCGGCGCGATATCGCCGGAACTCATCGAAAGCGAATTGTTCGGCCACGAGAAGGGATCGTTCACGGGGGCCACGGCGCAGCGGAGAGGGGCGTTCGAGACGGCGCACGGAGGCACGATTTTCCTCGACGAAATCGGCGAACTGCCGCTCGCGCTTCAGCCGAAACTCCTGCGGGCGCTGGAGCAGAAGGAAATAAAGCGCGTCGGCGGGAACGAGACGATCCTGGTCGACGTGCGCATCATAGCAGCCACGAACCGGAGCCTGCGGGAGGAGATCTCCCGAAAGGCTTTTCGAGACGATCTTTACTTCCGGATCGGCGCCATAACGATCACAGTCCCACCGCTTCGCGACCGCAGGGAGGACATCCTGCCTATCGCCCTCCATTTCCTCTCGGAAATTGCGGCCAGGACCGACAAGCCGATTCCGGATATCTCCGGAGCGACCTCGGAACTCCTGCAGGCGCACGCCTGGCCGGGAAACGTCCGCGAACTCCGCAACGCCGTGCAGAGGGCGGTCGTCATGAGCGACGGGACCTCTCTCCATCCGGATGATTTCTCATTCCTGCTGGAAAAGGAAACGGCATCGGATCGTCCGGACGCCTCGGACGATGCACTCACGCGCTGGGAGCGATCGGAAAGGGGCAACATCCTCGCGGAGCTTTCGCGCCAGAACTGGAACAAGACCCGCACCGCGAAGGAGCTGGGAATCGCGAAATCCACCATGTTCGAGAAGCTGAAAAAGTACGGGATACGCTCTCCAGGGTCCGACCGGTAA
- a CDS encoding PAS domain S-box protein, with product MAGQTHSWLCRAIVDSTPDAMIFADRDGIIRLWNQAAESLFGYTSKEAIGKSLDIIVPENLRPRHWEGYRRVMATGETKYGKDMLAVPGIRKDGTRVSLEFSVAILRDTGGQLLGVAAVLRDVTTRWKKEKDLLARLAALEAERKEAG from the coding sequence ATGGCCGGACAGACGCACTCCTGGCTCTGCAGGGCGATAGTGGACAGCACGCCGGATGCGATGATCTTCGCGGACCGGGACGGGATCATCAGGTTATGGAACCAGGCGGCTGAATCCCTTTTCGGCTACACGTCGAAGGAGGCTATCGGGAAATCGCTCGATATCATCGTCCCCGAAAACTTAAGGCCCAGGCACTGGGAGGGATACCGCCGAGTCATGGCCACGGGGGAGACGAAGTACGGGAAGGACATGCTGGCTGTTCCGGGTATCCGGAAGGACGGGACGCGGGTATCCCTGGAGTTCAGCGTCGCCATATTGCGCGATACCGGCGGTCAGCTGCTTGGCGTCGCCGCGGTCCTGCGCGACGTTACCACCCGGTGGAAAAAGGAAAAGGATCTTCTTGCCCGCCTGGCCGCCCTCGAGGCGGAACGGAAGGAAGCCGGATAA